A part of Melittangium boletus DSM 14713 genomic DNA contains:
- a CDS encoding L-dopachrome tautomerase-related protein, whose protein sequence is MKTSLLAASALLFSACSSPAVRTPSPSSLVVAAESRDLIWNAVALSEDGRVFVSGPRWTGSRGPALALLDAEGQPHAYPDERWNAWSPGSDARQAFVNINAIHRGPEDSLWVIDTGAPDFGGAPLPDGAKVVRIDLKNGTVSRVYPLGAEIATPQSYVDDIRIHGTRGYLTDAGRPGLIVLDLESGAARRVLDNAPSTTAPMDRPILLEGKPVKAPDGSVLRVHADPLELSPDGKWLYFASLHGPWSRIETRWLEDASLSPEAVASHVEPWADLPPTGGTALDENGDLYFGDLAEDAIKKRTPEGRIETVIADPRLHWVDAPYLTQDGWLWLPVPQMDRVALFNEGKARTTWPIQLLRLRVR, encoded by the coding sequence GTGAAAACCTCCCTGCTCGCCGCGAGCGCGTTGCTGTTCAGCGCGTGCTCCTCCCCAGCGGTTCGCACGCCTTCTCCCTCGTCGCTCGTCGTCGCCGCCGAAAGCCGCGACCTGATCTGGAACGCCGTGGCCCTCTCCGAGGACGGACGGGTGTTCGTCAGCGGACCGCGCTGGACGGGCAGCCGGGGCCCCGCCCTCGCCCTGCTGGATGCGGAGGGCCAGCCGCACGCCTACCCCGACGAGCGCTGGAACGCATGGAGCCCCGGCTCGGATGCTCGCCAGGCCTTCGTGAACATCAATGCCATCCACCGAGGCCCGGAGGACTCGCTCTGGGTCATCGACACCGGAGCCCCTGATTTCGGAGGCGCCCCCCTGCCGGACGGAGCGAAGGTGGTCCGCATCGATTTGAAGAACGGCACCGTGAGCCGGGTGTACCCCCTGGGCGCCGAGATCGCGACGCCCCAGAGCTACGTCGATGACATCCGCATCCATGGCACCCGGGGCTACCTGACCGACGCGGGCCGTCCGGGCCTCATCGTGCTCGACCTGGAGTCGGGCGCCGCGCGGCGGGTGTTGGACAACGCCCCGTCCACCACGGCGCCCATGGATCGGCCCATCCTGTTGGAGGGCAAGCCCGTCAAGGCACCGGACGGCAGCGTGCTCCGAGTACACGCGGATCCACTGGAACTCAGTCCCGACGGAAAATGGCTCTACTTCGCGTCCCTCCACGGGCCCTGGTCCCGCATCGAGACGCGCTGGTTGGAGGACGCCAGCCTGTCGCCCGAGGCCGTGGCATCCCACGTCGAGCCCTGGGCCGACTTGCCGCCCACGGGAGGAACGGCGCTGGACGAGAATGGAGACCTCTACTTCGGCGACCTGGCCGAGGATGCCATCAAGAAGCGGACACCGGAGGGACGCATCGAGACGGTCATCGCGGATCCCCGGCTGCACTGGGTGGACGCGCCCTATCTCACCCAGGATGGCTGGCTGTGGCTGCCCGTTCCGCAGATGGATCGGGTGGCGCTGTTCAACGAGGGGAAGGCTCGCACCACCTGGCCCATTCAACTGCTGCGCCTGCGGGTGCGGTGA